The sequence CCGATTCTATCCTACAGCTGAGAAGGGATCATGTGCAGCTGCTGaatgatttaaaatgtattttctctcAGCAGCTGTACTTCAAACACCCGTATCATCTGCTCTCATTTCTCCTCCATCCCTCTTTGCGCGTAACCCTCCACTCCCGCGACACCACTTAAAAAATGCTTGGAAATTCatacacacagctctgctggtaaGCAGTTACAGTTGCTACACAACGTACCTgacacaaaagcaaggaaatgaaattAAGCCACCTAACAAACAGTATGTACCACTCCTCCATCTGCAAGTACACACCTTATCTTTGCCACAAGCCACACAGTGCAGTCTACCTCTGTCCCCTTGGGTACCAGCCTTCCACTGCTACCGTTAATCACCCCTTTACCAGAGTGCCCCCTCCCACTACAACCACCATCCACAACTACTggtgggagagaagggggaataGTCTCTTCTGTGGTATCTCCATTCCTGGAGGCTTCCACCCATGGTAGCCCATTCTATACGATCCTCAGCTAATCTCTTTGTGGATTAATAGGTTTCTTGATCCACCCAGGACATGTGCTGTTAGATGGCTCAAGCGTTTGTGGGGTTTGTGTTGGGtatgggaggggagtgtgtggcACCCCTAGCTGCTTCACAGGGGAGTTCGTGTGGTAGTTACTAAAATtggaatgggggaaaaaattaaatccaTTACATGTATGTTGTCCACGTAGCCTAGATGGCTTTACTGTGCAATGCTGCCAGTCCTGGCATGGGGTGAAATCGCAGAGGGGGGTAGGCCTAGGACACGGCTCTCCCTGCAACTGGGAGGACTGGAAACCCTTATTTAATGGCAGCTGAGACTGGAAGACTGTGCTCTGgctgactcccagccctcctgTTGGAGGAGAGTGGGAGGCAGAAGGCTTTTCTGGCCTTGCTTTGGTGGGGATGGGTTCAACAGTAACCCTGGCTATCCAGAGCCGAAGCATGGGGCTGTATTTTCCCTGGTGGCCCATGTCCAGGTGGGAAGCCGCCCTCTGTTGCTGACCCTGGTTCTGGCCTGCTGCCTGCTTTCTCTTTCCAGTCTGATCTGATCTATCCTCTTTGCCAGGGGCGGGTGTGAAGGAGGAGCCGGTGAAGGAGGAGCCGGTGGACGTGAAGCCAGAGCCATTCCATGCGCCTTCCACTGAGGCCACCCATCAGCAAGTGAAGCGGGGAGGAGAGAGGCGGCTCCTCAGGAGCGCTGGCCATGTGCCGGACGATCCATGTGAAGGGTGGAGCCGGAGCCCGCAGAATCCCTCGCAAACTGAACTCTCCATCAGCGAGCTGGGGGGTCAGCAGGAGCCCCTGGGCACGGATTTCACAAGTATTATCTTTGACCAAGAGGCAGAGCCACTGAATGATTGTAACACGAGTGAGAGTGTGACCCCTGTAACTGGGGCACTGCAAGATGGGGGGCTGGAGAGTGGCCATCTCAGCCCTGTGGAGAAGCGGATTCTCCAGTCCAATGAGCAGCTGGTGCAGGAGATGCGAGCCTTCCGCAGGGAATATGCGGAGAGCCGCAGGGAAACTGCCTCCATCCTGCGCATCATCGCCAAGGCCCTCAGCAGCGTGAGCAGCAGCCTCTGTGAGATCCGCGATCTCTACCTCCGACAGCAAGTGACCCCCAAGCAGTGAGGGGCCACTAGGCCACATCATCACACAGCTGGGGTCGGGGGGACAGGCAGGACCTCCCACTGCCAGGGAGGGAAGTGCTGAGAGGGGCTGCATGAAACAGAGACGTGAACGACCCCTCAGCCAGTGGGAGAGAGATCTGGGGTTGGGGACATGGTTCTCCCACACTTTCCCTACTTCAATAAAACTCTGAACTGGCCATGTGCTCCCCCATCAGTATCTGTTCCAGGCAGGGCCTGTGCAGGGAGCTGCACACCAGTAAGAGTAGCTGGGGCATGGTTGTGGCATTTCTTCCCAAATACTTAACTGCTTTTGCTGCCCTCTCTGCTTCTGCTGCCTGTCCCTCCTGTGTCtcctctgctgcagccctgccctgtcACACTGACACCGAAAGAGTCCCCAGAGCTCTGCGTGGAACTGGGATGTGGCCACCTCTCTCAGACTGGGCTGTCActagggctgggggggaaggaagTTGGAGGAGGGGATCCTTGGGCAGGGAGGCACGAAGCCAGAAATGTTCAGCTGCGTCCTCGGGCAGGGAAGCACGAAGCCTGAAATGTTCAGCTGCGTCCGTTGGTTGCGTGAGTGACCCATTTCCTGGGCCGCCAGCTTGCCATGCGTGGGGCTgcgttttcagaggtgctggtgGCTCCCTGGCTTGTCTGCATGTGGGGGTGCTCAGCCCTCTGGAGATCCCTGCCCCACTGGCTGGCATTGGATGCTTTAGGAAACAAGACAGCTTGTGATCAACAGTGATCTGCAGGTGCTTCTGGAACGGTAGTGCTATTGAGGGGAGACGGGGAATGGTTGGGGGAAGGTCAGTCTCTTAGGGTGACACTAATATGCCTATTCACACTAAatcctgtccctccctccctcctgggccAGAGCTTCCTTCGCCTGGCGATGGGTAAGTGCTGCACACTCTGAGGTGACTAGCCCAGGCTGCCGTGCCTGGCCAGTGCCATCTTCTCCATGGCGGCAGCCTGGCCTGTGCCCTCATTGTACTCTGCTGGCTTCTTAAAGTGGGGCTGCAGCACCAAAGTGCAGGGAGAGAGCATGCCCAGCTGCCAGGCTAGACCTTCCCTGCTGTTTCTCCAGAAAAGTGGGAAGGGCCCCTGATCCCAGCCAGGCCAGGCTCCCAGGCTCAGGGCATGAGGGGTCCGACAGTGAGTCCTTGTGGGGCTCTTCCAGCATAGACCAGGTAAGTGCTTTCCCAATGCTGCCCACCCTCAGGAGCTACTCAGCCCTACTGTAGGACGTGGGACTAGGAGAGTAGGGGACTCtcgctgcgggggtggggggtagaatCTAACCCAGAGCAGCAGGGTTACACACACCCTGCCTCCGAGAGGCAGAAATAAACTCCGTGTCCATGGCTgacagcatgtttggggctttcCCCTTGGCCTAGCTACTCTGCATTGGCATGAGCTTGCACCTTTCTTGTGATCTGGCCTAATGAGCCAACAATCACTCCAGCCCCTTTGTTGTGTTGCTTTTCTCTGACTTCCCTCCCTGTTGCCTCTCCCCCTCTGGGACTGTGCTGCCCAGTCTGGAAAGGGATGTACTGCAGTGGCAGCATCCCAGAGCCCAGCACATGGAAGGCCTATTGCTTCCGTTCTGTGCAGAGGCCATGCAAAATGGCATTGGCTATTACGTTTGAAGCCTTTCCAGACCCTTAGTATTATTTCCCTGTCTTCCCAGGCATTGTCAGCTCCTGTCATCTTTAGCTGATTAGCAGGCTCCTTCCCAGAGAAGTGGGGAAGTGATAGAGAAGAACCCAACACCAGTTCCTTCAGTCTCTGTTGGATGGTCTTGCTCACTCGCCAGCTTATAAGATCTTTGGGGGACCCTATCAGACACTTCACTCAATGCAGCTATTTCTGTACTTGCTGCATGGCAATCAGAGATCTTCCCCAACGGTCTGTACCCCTCTTGCTCCTGTTCTGAACATGGGTCAGTTGGCAAAAATGTTCCCCTGTGGGACCCTACCATTGGGCACCCCAATAAGTGCCTTCCCTTCCAGAGGGGCAGGGAACCAGCAGCTGCCACCTGCTTCAACAGAGAGGTGTTGCATGTTCAATCATCCCACATAATTAGGGGTGAAAATGTTGATCTACATCCTTGGTGGCCTTTGGCTTTAATGTCTTTTCTTACGCAAGGCGGACAGGTAGGCATACTGGCGGGGTCTGCATTGCATTCCTTCCCATTTTTAAGCAGGCTACTGAATGTTCCTGTCTCCTGACGCTTGGACAGTCATTGTCAGAGGTTTGTTAGCTAATCCCTTCAACCCCTCCAGCCCAATAGGGTCTGAGCCAGTGGAGTTGTACATGTTCATGGTTCCCACCATTCTATTGTTTTACAAGCTCTTAATTACTTCCTTCTGCCAAAACTCACCTGTCTTTTTCCATTCAGGACAGATCTGCCCCAAGCCCTATCCTTGGTAAAACAGACGGTGTGAGGTGGAGCCATCTAAAAACTGACCTTTTAACAGATCAGTCACATTTCCCCTTTGTAGAGGGGGTTTTGTCCACAGCCAGCTTTGAGGGGGAGGTGGGATCAACATGAAACAGCTGTCACTGGCATGCGCCTCTTGAGACCGAGTGTCTGGTACCAAGAGTAGTTCCAGAACCCTATTTGTTAGTGATCTGGGCTTGTTTTCTGATCTGGTGGCTCCCTGGGCTGCCGTGCTCCTTGCCTGAAGCGGCAGCCCTGTATGTCGCAGGAGAGACCCCATCCACCCGTAGCCCAGAGGAGGTGCTCGGGCTGCGAGTTAGTGTTACTTTCTGTTGGCTGCTAATATTTCTGTGACCTTCACAATCCTTTCTAGTAACCAAGCCCTCCTCTGGCTGCTCTAGAAGCAGGCAACtatcaccccaccccacccctcagtgtGCTGTGTAccagagcagccagcagcagccagctctCCACTAAGGCAGAACCAAGTCTCAGTCGCTCACCCACCCGCTTTTGGCGATGAATGTACCAGTGCTAGGCGTAGCTATGCTGATGGGCATGGTGCTGAGCTGGCTGGAGTTACAATGCAGTGGTTATGGTAATGGactctggcccagatccacaaaggtgtcTAGGCTCCTACTTCAACTGACATCAacagaagttaggagcctaaatacctgtgaACATCTTGGTTGATGAGGCTGAGCTGTGGGCTGGGCACGGCAGCATGTTAGGCCCCTAAATACTGTTAAAATTTGGGCCTTGGGCCAGAACTGGCCCCTCTTCGCAGTCAATGCTTCTACCCCCCACACCATGAGATGTTGggggaggatggtcttgtggttaaggcaatgGACTAGGGAGAAACTCCTAGCACTGGCAGAGACTCTCTGGCTGAGCTTACCCAAGTTGCTTaattatgtgcctcagtttccccagctgcagaGTGGGCTTTTCAAAGGCCTGACTGGTCCATTTTTTGCTCATTGAGGGTTAGGAGAGTAGTGGTTGGAAAACAGGTTTTACCCccagtggaaaattttgattttgattgGCAAACCAAGCCTTTTCAGCCAAACACTGAAAACTTCATTTTtggcccaatttttttttttttttttggatttttcacttttttgacaaaattgaAAACTTATAAGGGAAAAGGGACCCTGCCTGTGCAAGGCAAATGGCCCCATTTTCCATCTGGGGAAAGATTGGATGGGAAATTTCCCATCAGCCTAACTAGGAGCTAGGGCTGGTTGCCTTCTTACCAAGAAGCCTTTAGAGGAAGGGAGGTGACCCCCCTAGTCCAAACCCCCACTGCTCGGCGCGGCTGGGTCACCTGCAGGGAGCACAGGGCAGTGCTGTGACCATCAGGGCTGAAGGGGTAAGGAATCCCATGTGTGTGGCTGGCTGTGCAGCAGGGCTTCTGCTCAAAGCTGAATCCTCTGCAaacagggctgcagtggggcaCCCTGAAGGGTGCTTTGCCAGGCCAGGGGCCCGCTTGGGGCTGCTCCACTTAGCAGCGCCTCCCCTTTCGCACCCACCAGGGAGCCTGGTGGGCAGGGAGCTCGTGCTGGAGCTGTCTCCAGAGGACTACTGCAGCCACTGGACTCCATCCCTGGCCTTAACTCTGCCTGCTCTGACCGGGCCGTGGCCCAcagagctgcccccaccccagcttcagggatgccaacattgtatttcaaagtGAAGGGACTGTTTTCTGAGCCCGctgccccacctctcctccccatATTATTAATACCAAGCAGGACTCACCTGCATGAGCCaggggtatttcttgctgctttgagcagcactcagcaactcccgAGATGAAAGTTTTCATCACAGAGATGAAAAAATCAGGGGTGTTCTTTGTAATAAAGGACTGTTGGCAAACCTAggtcctgctctgctcctggtgGGAGCTGCAATGGGGCGGGGAAGCAGCATCTCCTGCTCCTGAGGGCCAGGGCAGCGTGGAGCCCCCTTCTCCAATCTCTGGGCTCTAAAACTcaggctccccttccccccagggctGCTTCTAGCTGGTAGCTGTGCCCATTTCAGCCCTTCCAGAGGCACGGGGCAGCCAGGAGTGGGGAGGGTCACTCACTAACTCTATTGTGGTGTTAGCAGGAATTCACACTGGGGGGTTGCAGGGCTGGTGCCCGTAGCAGGAACCAGCGGTCACGCCTTCCAGCCCTGCTGGGCCTGAGCTGCTGAGCTGGGCTCATGGGTTCCGGCACCCGTGGGGAGCGGGTAGCACTGGTGCCTGAGGAGCTGGGTCTCCAGTGCGGTAGCATGGCTGCACTGGGCCCGAACCGCACACAGCCCCTGGCTGGGCCTGCTGCAGTCTGCTCTTGCACCGTAGGGTGATGGTAACTTGGGCAAGGCAGTAATGGGTGAGCCTTCTGGAGCAGCCCTGAGAAGGCAGCCAGCCCACGGAGGGCTGCTGGATGGTGGGACCGGCTGCCTGTCAGTCCTGGAGTTGCTGGCAATGCCTGTCGCActggcagctggggggggggggggcggggggggtcaccCAAACTCTGCAATTCCTGCATTTGCAACACTGGGTTTGTGGGAATGAAACTCCTGTTGCAGGTGGCCAGTGAGCACTCTGGCTGCTGCACCATGCGCCTGGGGTGGCACCGTTCTCTGCATGTCAGGGCTAGGGCTAGTGCTGGAGGACTGGCCAGGGACCAGTCCCCTCCCACGTGCAATAGGGCAGCCTGCCCCGTTAGTGCTCACCGGCCATTCCCATTTGCTACAGCGAGTCATAAGAGGACAAAGACTGAGGCAAGGGCCTTGTCATTGGAACAAATTGTATCTTGATCCTGTGTTCAGCCCTGTGTGTGAGCAAGAATCCACCCCTGTGTCTGCAACCCTTGCCCCTTGTTCACCTGCTGGGAGCGGAGAACCCCGGGCACCACTGCCCTCTTGGGGCACAAAGCCCCTCTCTTTGATGCCACCCCTTCTTCCCGTCCTTTGGCACCGCCAGGGGGCCTGTAACGTACGGCCGTGCTGCCATCAGGTGGACACACGGAGCAGCAAGTAGTGACGAGAGCACAAAGCCCTAGCGTGTGGGACACTTGCCCTGCTCTGATGCCCTGGGACCAAGCTTCTGCTCCACTGCCCCTGCGGTGTCTTTGGGTGCAAAGGAGAGCAGAagccccagcctccccctgcctcctcccctgggagACTCCAAGGCTGGGCTGCCCAACACAGTGGACAGAGCATGGCTGCAATGAACATAAAGGGGCTTCTTGTGCAAGGTCACAGACAGGCCCCAGGACTCACTCTAGCTCGCAGCCTGATACTACAGCCCCAGCTGCCTACCATCACCAGGCAGGTTCCCTTGACATTCTGGCCTGGACCCTGCTGTCATGGAAGAGACTGCAGGCTACCCAAGAAAAGTAAGGCACGCACAGGCCTGCCTGACACAATCCATAGGCCTGGCCAAGCCTcttcctcctgctctcccctttCCTTGTGCCTGCAGAAACTGCCCTGCTGGGGGCTTGCAGATACTGAACCTGCTGCACAAGCTCCAAGCATCCCAGAAGCcaccgctactctgaaaccccacTAACTCAGTGGCCtaattcctagattccaaggctagaagggaacactgtgatcatctagtctgacctcccgcataGCACAGACCAGCAAActtgatagactcaaggagctcaatctgtttagcttaacaacgagggtaaggggtgacttgattacagttgcGAAATACATAGTTATTTACAAATGGGCTCTTtgatctagcagaggaaggtctaacacaatccaatgtctggaagtttaagctagacaaattcagtgtGGAAATAGGTCTACATTTGTAACAACATAATTAACCAGTGCAACAATTTGCTGCAGGGgtgtggtggcttctccatcactgacaatgtttaaatcaaaaagggatgtttttctaacagctcTTCTCTAGgaattctaggaattatttggggctgttctctggcctgtgttacaggGATGGGCAGACtagatcacaatgatcccttccggtcttggaatccatgaatctaaACTTCCCTAAAATTGTGGCTCTTGGTGATTTACAGCTTGGATGGCACAGCTGAAAGGCTCTAGAAACCCTCAAATCTGCATtgcacatagggtgaccagacagcaagtgtgaaaaatcgggacgggggtggggggtaatagaagcctatattagaaaaagacccaaaaatcgggactgtccctataaaatcaggatatctggtcaccctaattgcaCAAGGCATGGTAAGCCTCCCCCTCCTTATCTGGGGGTTCAGTTTGCACAGCAACATTACTCCTCACctgctgaggctgccagcaaGGGGGCCTGTGCCAACTGGGACTGATTTTGCACCAGGCCTGTGAGCTCCAATAGCTTTTTGCTGCTGCCAGCTGTTCCCTGAACACTGAACTGAGGCTCACCTAACAGCAGCCTGTGAGCAGCCATCCACAGGGAACACCTGGTCACAGCAGGAGTGAAGCCATGGGAGCTCCTTCATAGCCCATCAAGTTAACTCCTAAGCTTCTCTCAAGTCCAGTGAATAGACTGTCTGCTCTtctgacagaacaagaagttgcagtgggggaagtctaagttggatattaggaaaaactatttcactaggagggtggtgaagcactggaatgggttacctagggaggtggtggaatctccttcctttgaggtttttaaggtcaggtttgacaaagggatgatttagttggggattggtcctgctttgagcagggggttggactagatgacctcctgaggttccttccaaccctgatattctatgattctatgattctctcacAGTAAGGCAAGTTTTCTGACCTTAAATCACTCTTGTAGCTCTACTCTGAActcgctccaatttgtcaacatcccttTAGAAATGTGGACATAGTATCCAGTCCTGCTCTCACCAATGTCAAATTCCATTCCCTGCTCCTACTCCACATTCCTCTGCTTATCCAGCCAAGACTCATGTGACCCCTCTTAGCCACAGCGTGGGCCTGAGAGCTCATGGTCAGTTGGGCCCAGGATCCCAAGGTCTTTCCAGAATCACTGCATTCCAGCATACCGTTTCCCATCCTGTTTCTAGATTTACggccttgcatttggctgtatgaAATCAcatgttgttcaaatgagcccagcTGACCACGTGATCCACCTCGCTCTGTAGAACTGATCTGCCCCCATCGCTATTCACCTCTCCATTAATTTGTGTCTTCTGCAAAATTTATCTGCAATGATTTCGTATATTCTTTCAGATCATAGATACAAATATTGACTAGCATTGGGCTGAGACCCAAACCCTGTCAGACCTCACTAATTGCTGATTCCCCATTAACAATCACTGGACTGTGAGATTTCTCAGTAGCCACTTTTTTAATCTATTAACTATGGGCCATATTGATTTTGACTACTGCTGATTGTTGTGTGGTACTAAGACATACTCCTTACAGAGCTGTAAGTATAGGCCATCCAATTACCTTAGCCACCAGACTAACTTGTCAAACAATGATATCAAATTcatttgacaagacctattttctaTGGAACTATATGGCTCCAATATTTCTATCTTTCATCTCTTTAttgatgaaaagaaaaggagtacttgtggcaccttagagactaaccaatttatctgagcatgagctgtagctcacgaaagctcatgctcaaataaattggttagtctctaaggtgccacaagtactccttttctttttgcgaatacagactaacacggctgttactctgaaacctgtctttattgaTGGAGTCCCATATCAATTATTTTACCCAGGATCAATCTCAGACTAATAGGTTCCTAATAACACAGGTCATTTTGTTCACCCTTTTTAAGGTCTAGGAAACTTGCCTCACAGTGAGACTCCAGGAGTTCACTCTATTTAACTTAGCCAAGAGAAAGTGAAgagggcccagatccacaaaggtatttgatttcaatggacgtttggagcctaaatacctttctgTTTTTGGGccctaaaccccagatttagaTGCCACTGTGATCTACAaaccccccactcagctgctatCTAACCCTACAGATACCTAAACTAACTCAACACCTACATTTGCAGGGTAAATGTTCCGTGGGCACCTATGTTTTTGCCtgtgggcatgtgcactgctacCTCAGGGCATGTTTACACTACGAACTTAAATTGACCTATgtaattactggtttcagagtggtagtctgtatcagcaaagacagcgaggagtccttgtggcacgttagagactaacaaatgtatttgggcatatgctttcgtgggctaaaacccacttcatcagatgcatggagtggaacatacagtagggaggtataaatacacaacatatgaaaagatgggagttgccttaccccgtgggggtcagtgctaatgagccaattcaatttaagttggaagtaggcaattctcaacagttgacaagaaggagtggaaatcacttttgtcgtgttaatgaggccagtgtaaacaaggtggcccatttcaaacagttgacaagaagatgtgagtattTAGCAAGGGGAAGttagtttttgtaaaaacaatgaggagtacttgtggcaccttagagtctaacaaatggATTTAGTttctgtagtgacccatccactcccagtctcgagaactgcagaactggaattaattttcaaactggacaccatcaaattaggcctgaatagacactgggagtggatgggtcactacagaaactaaatcaatttgttagactctaaggtgccacaagtactcctcattgtttttacaaaaactaaCTTCCCCTTGCtaaatactcacaccttcttgtcaactgtttgaaatgggccaccttgtttacactggcctcattaacactacaaaagtgatttccactccttcttgtcaactgttgagaattgcCTACTTCCAACTTAAATTGAATTGGCTCTTTAGCACTGActcccccccacttggtaaggtaactcccatcttttcatatgctgtgtatttatacctccctactgtattttccactccatgcatctgatgaagtgagttttagcccacaaaagcttatgcccaaataaatttgttagtctctaaagtgccacaaggactcctcgttgtttttttgtaattacggcagtggctgatgtccacactaccctccttctgtcggtggtgcGCATGCTCACCAGAAGTGCTTCCACCGACTGaagaggagcagtgtgggggggctgagagccaaaaCTCTCAGCTCCACACAACTCCCCACCAGGGGTTCATCGGGAGCAGGGGGCAGCCACCTGGGCTTCTCACCTAttcactgggagcagggagcagccaTCCAGGTTTCTTGGCTCCCTGAGCAAGGAGCCAGGGCACTAGACAGCagcccggctgggagctcaggggcagccggctcccagcagagagcacaggcagcagcctggctgggatgtgggggagcTGAGATGGGGGTGAGCTGGGCTGTAGCTGGAGCCCACCACTGGCCtgagctttcttgtcaatttcacagctccagcatAGAGTCATGAAATTGGCAGACAGCAAACAGCTGATGTAAGGCATTGTGTACATGGACACTATGTCACCCTGACTACAGCAACATAAGCCATACACCTCTCATAGAAGTGGTGctattatgtcagtgtagtagggcacttaaattggcgggagcaaggctgtagtgtgtacgcTGCCATAATCAGGTTGACAtgaagctgccttatgtcaacctaactgtagtgtagaccaggcctaaggctaAGCATTTGGATGTCTGTCTCCCATCTAAGGCCCGGTGCTATCCATGACCCACAGGAAGACAGGCGCTTCTCCACCTAACTCTTCTGTGGGGCCTGATCAGGTAGGCGTGCTCAGAGACCACCTAATGGATTGGGCCCCATTCAAAAGCTGGCAGCAAGAGGTGATGCTGATCACTGTTAGTCCAGTGATcagagcactcatctgggatgtgggaaacccaaggtcagttgcctccctccccccacctaaggggaagaaaggatttgaacaggggttccCACACCTCTCAGATGACTGCTGCAGCCATTGGTCTCAAAGTTCTAAGATGGCCACCTCCTCTTCCGGCGTGcgtcttcgcgagcaggctggctaacctagtgaggagagctttaaactagattcaccgggggaaggagaccaaagccctgaggtaagtggggaagcgggataccgggaggaagcatgagcaggagcgtgtgagaggggagggctcctgcctcatactgagaatgaggggagatcagcgggttatctcaagtgcctatatacaaatgcacaaagcctgggaaacaagcagggagaactggaggtcctggcaaaatcagggaattatgatgtgattggaacaacagagacttggtgggataactcgcatgactggagtacagtcatggatgggtataaactgttcaggaaggacagggaggccagaaaaggtgggtgagttgcactgtatgtaagggagcagtatgactgctcagagctcaagtatgaaactgcagaaaaacctgagagtctctggattaagtttagaagcgtgagcaacaagggtgatgtcatggtgggagtctgctatagaccaccggaccagggggatgaggtggacgaggcattcttccggcaagtcgcagaagctactagatcacacaccctggttctcatgggtgacttcagtcatcctgatatctgctgggagagcaatatagcggtgcacagacaatccaggaagtttttggaaagtgtaggggacaatttcctggtgcaagtgctggaggagccaactaggggcagagctcttcttgacctgctgctcacaaaccgggaagaattagtaggggaagcaaaagtggatgggaacctgggaggcagtgaccatgagatggtcgggttcaggatcctgacacaaggaagaaaggaaag comes from Lepidochelys kempii isolate rLepKem1 chromosome 21, rLepKem1.hap2, whole genome shotgun sequence and encodes:
- the LOC140901163 gene encoding uncharacterized protein gives rise to the protein MAGAGAGAGARAGRRGIPKRKPNFTLQEIDILMSEVLRYEQLLFGASSTNVNAYEKQKIWWRITNKINAAGRNQRDIGEVKNRWRGLRRRANDKITRHRQERQAPPDARGCPAPREPGLGPQWGLHGVCPLDAPPGPGEVPAPQGAGVKEEPVKEEPVDVKPEPFHAPSTEATHQQVKRGGERRLLRSAGHVPDDPCEGWSRSPQNPSQTELSISELGGQQEPLGTDFTSIIFDQEAEPLNDCNTSESVTPVTGALQDGGLESGHLSPVEKRILQSNEQLVQEMRAFRREYAESRRETASILRIIAKALSSVSSSLCEIRDLYLRQQVTPKQ